One Periophthalmus magnuspinnatus isolate fPerMag1 chromosome 8, fPerMag1.2.pri, whole genome shotgun sequence genomic window carries:
- the si:ch73-366l1.5 gene encoding FILIA-N KH-like domain-containing protein — MELDPVVLIPALLFTAVALYFATSLLGKKSDDSSASKKPKPKVGYGDDIPPSRALGAPRPAEPQPEAKIEPPPRPAEPARPAPVVEAKPEPVEVPEPTPEPVVVPEPVPEVIPEPTPAPVIASEPEPVPEPTPEPVKEPEPVPESKPEPAPEPEPVVPEPEPVKEPEPVLPEPEPVKEPEPVLPEPEPVKEPEPVLPEPEPVKEPEPVLPEPEPVKEPEPQPVPEPVVPESKPEPAPEPVVEAAPEPESVVPEPEPAPETVPVEEPVVVPEPKKPKETKVKELKPKEPKVKEPKAILDDVAAAEEKVTFAPGKKKSKFETLMTKEEIEEEQRVELTSELTSV; from the exons ATGGAGCTGGACCCCGTCGTGCTCATCCCCGCGCTGCTCTTCACCGCGGTGGCCCTGTACTTCGCCACTTCGCTGCTCGGGAAGAAGTCCGACGACTCCTCCGCATCCAAGAAGCCGAAGCCCAAAGTGGGCTACGGAGATGACATCCCGCCCTCCAGAGCCCTCGGAGCCCCGCGCCCCGCAGAGCCACAGCCCGAGGCGAAGATAGAGCCTCCTCCCCGGCCAGCGGAGCCCGCCAGACCCGCGCCTGTTGTGGAAGCCAAG cCTGAACCAGTGGAGGTCCCAGAGCCCACACCGGAACCCGTGGTAGTCCCAGAGCCAGTCCCAGAGGTGATCCCAGAACCCACCCCTGCTCCAGTTATTGCCTCAGAGCCAGAACCAGTACCAGAACCAACACCAGAGCCAGTGAAGGAGCCCGAGCCCGTACCAGAGTCTAAACCAGAGCCAGCCCCAGAGCCAGAGCCGGTGgtaccagaaccagaaccagtgAAGGAGCCAGAGCCTGTGttaccagaaccagaaccagtgaaggagccagagccagtgttaccagaaccagaaccagtgaaggagccagagccagtgttaccagaaccagaaccagtgaaggagccagagccagtgttaccagaaccagaaccagtgAAGGAACCAGAGCCCCAGCCTGTACCAGAACCCGTGGTACCAGAGTCTAAACCAGAGCCAGCACCAGAGCCGGTGGTGGAGGCTGCACCAGAACCAGAGTCTGTGGTACCAGAACCGGAGCCAGCCCCAGAGACCGTCCCAGTGGAAGAGCCTGTGGTGGTCCCAGAACCAAAGAAACCCAAAGAGACAAAAGTCAAGGAGCTGAAACCCAAGGAGCCGAAAGTGAAAGAGCCAAAAGCCATTCTGGATG ATGTAGCGGCGGCCGAGGAGAAGGTCACATTTGCTCCGGGTAAAAAGAAGAGCAAGTTTGAGACGCTGATGACCAAAGAGGAGatcgaggaggagcagag GGTGGAGCTCACGTCAGAGCTCACATCTGTGTAA